One segment of Thermococcus sp. AM4 DNA contains the following:
- a CDS encoding FUN14 domain-containing protein, with protein MQFDLNGMIGDLGVGGITGFITGYALKKFMKIVMTIIGAYVLSLFWLQQKGVITINTDKLFNLTGSVTSQVVSLGQKVLGLLPGTGAFVAGFYLGFQKG; from the coding sequence ATGCAGTTCGATCTAAACGGAATGATCGGTGATCTCGGCGTTGGGGGGATAACGGGCTTTATAACGGGCTACGCCCTCAAAAAGTTCATGAAAATCGTGATGACAATAATCGGAGCCTACGTCCTAAGCCTGTTCTGGCTCCAGCAGAAGGGCGTTATAACGATAAACACCGACAAACTCTTCAACTTGACCGGAAGCGTTACCTCTCAGGTGGTTAGCCTGGGTCAGAAAGTCCTCGGACTCCTTCCGGGAACGGGAGCCTTCGTTGCCGGTTTCTACCTGGGGTTCCAGAAAGGATAA
- a CDS encoding 30S ribosomal protein S13, whose product MTENFRHIVRVAGVDLDGHKQLRWALTGIKGIGINFATMVLRVAGIDPYMKTGYLTDEQVKLIEKILEDPVAHGIPAWAVNRPKDYETGKDMHLITAKLVMAWREDVNRLRRIRAYRGIRHELGLPLRGQRTRSNFRHGTTVGVSRRKK is encoded by the coding sequence ATGACCGAGAACTTCAGGCACATAGTCCGCGTTGCGGGCGTTGATCTGGATGGACACAAGCAGTTGAGATGGGCACTGACAGGGATTAAGGGAATAGGAATAAACTTCGCCACGATGGTGCTCAGGGTTGCTGGAATAGACCCCTACATGAAGACCGGTTACCTCACCGACGAGCAGGTCAAGCTGATAGAGAAGATCCTCGAGGACCCCGTTGCCCACGGAATCCCGGCCTGGGCCGTCAACAGGCCGAAGGACTACGAGACCGGTAAGGACATGCACCTCATTACAGCCAAGCTCGTTATGGCCTGGCGTGAGGACGTCAACAGGCTCAGGAGAATACGCGCCTACCGCGGCATAAGGCACGAGCTCGGCCTGCCGCTCCGCGGTCAGAGAACCAGGTCGAACTTCAGGCACGGAACCACAGTCGGCGTTAGCAGGAGGAAGAAGTGA
- a CDS encoding type II toxin-antitoxin system HicB family antitoxin: MQLHAVIWEEEGVYVIREVFTGVTTQGETIEEAIENLKEAVELYLEEFPELRNELEKVKFVGDFHVEVAKALG; encoded by the coding sequence GTGCAACTCCACGCCGTCATCTGGGAGGAAGAGGGCGTTTACGTCATTCGGGAGGTCTTCACAGGAGTTACGACTCAGGGAGAGACAATAGAGGAGGCAATTGAGAACCTCAAAGAGGCCGTTGAGCTGTACCTTGAGGAGTTTCCGGAGCTGAGAAATGAACTGGAGAAGGTAAAGTTCGTGGGCGATTTCCATGTCGAAGTTGCCAAGGCTCTCGGGTGA
- a CDS encoding class III signal peptide-containing protein, whose protein sequence is MKRAQGSLEYLLMAVAALIVIAVAVKYTLPASKGTPITGIAYIDPELSPEKPGYDHPVTWVVYRYPEGCKATKNCDFYVSVNLHYYPDSNRYKVWVYANGDENKIREVHVRLCNGKSATWHFPDDKGKTKIRGVKLTEKDFPCELYVMAYMR, encoded by the coding sequence GTGAAGAGGGCCCAAGGTTCCCTTGAATACCTGCTGATGGCCGTTGCTGCACTCATCGTCATTGCGGTTGCAGTTAAGTACACCCTGCCCGCATCCAAGGGGACCCCAATAACGGGAATAGCCTACATAGACCCCGAGCTCTCCCCCGAAAAGCCCGGCTACGATCACCCGGTGACCTGGGTTGTCTACAGGTATCCGGAGGGCTGTAAAGCCACGAAAAACTGCGACTTCTACGTCTCCGTGAACCTCCATTACTATCCAGATAGCAACAGGTACAAGGTGTGGGTCTACGCCAACGGTGACGAGAACAAGATCCGGGAGGTCCACGTTAGACTGTGCAACGGGAAATCGGCCACCTGGCACTTTCCAGACGACAAGGGAAAGACGAAAATCAGGGGGGTTAAGCTGACCGAGAAAGACTTCCCCTGCGAACTCTACGTCATGGCCTACATGAGGTGA
- a CDS encoding RNA-guided pseudouridylation complex pseudouridine synthase subunit Cbf5 produces MARDEVRRILPADIKREVLIKDEKAETNPKWGFPPEKRPIEMHMQFGIINLDKPPGPTSHEVVAWIKKLFNLSKAGHGGTLDPKVSGVLPVALERATRVVQALLPAGKEYVALMHLHGDVPEDKILAVMKEFQGEIIQRPPLRSAVKRRLRTRKVYYIDVLEIDGRDVLFRVGVEAGTYIRSLIHHIGLALGVGAHMAELRRTRSGPFKEDETLVTLHDLVDYYHFWKEDGIEEYFRKVIQPMEKAVEHLPKVWIRDSAVAAVTHGADLAVPGIVKLHKGIKKGDLVAIMTLKDELVALGKATMTSGEMLQRSKGIAVDVDKVFMPRDWYPKMW; encoded by the coding sequence ATGGCGAGGGACGAAGTGAGGAGAATCCTTCCGGCTGACATAAAGCGAGAGGTTCTGATTAAGGACGAGAAGGCCGAGACGAACCCGAAGTGGGGCTTTCCGCCCGAGAAGAGGCCGATTGAGATGCACATGCAGTTCGGCATAATCAACCTCGACAAGCCACCGGGGCCGACGAGCCACGAAGTTGTCGCGTGGATTAAGAAGCTCTTCAACCTGAGCAAGGCCGGCCACGGCGGAACCCTCGACCCCAAGGTCAGCGGCGTCTTACCGGTTGCCCTTGAGAGGGCCACGAGGGTCGTTCAAGCGCTCCTCCCTGCCGGTAAGGAGTACGTAGCTTTGATGCACCTTCACGGCGACGTTCCAGAGGACAAAATCCTCGCAGTCATGAAGGAGTTCCAGGGCGAGATAATCCAGAGGCCACCGCTGAGGAGTGCGGTGAAGAGGCGCCTGAGGACGAGGAAGGTCTACTACATCGACGTGCTCGAGATAGACGGCAGGGACGTGCTCTTCCGCGTTGGTGTCGAGGCGGGAACGTACATACGTTCGCTCATCCATCACATAGGCCTGGCCCTCGGCGTTGGAGCGCACATGGCAGAGCTGAGAAGGACGAGGAGCGGTCCCTTCAAGGAGGACGAGACGCTGGTGACGCTTCACGACTTGGTGGACTACTACCACTTCTGGAAGGAGGATGGCATTGAGGAGTACTTCAGGAAGGTGATACAGCCGATGGAAAAAGCGGTTGAACATCTGCCCAAGGTGTGGATAAGGGATTCTGCCGTTGCAGCAGTGACACACGGCGCGGACCTGGCCGTTCCGGGAATAGTCAAGCTCCACAAGGGCATAAAGAAGGGTGACCTCGTTGCGATAATGACCCTCAAGGACGAGCTGGTGGCACTTGGAAAAGCCACGATGACGAGCGGTGAGATGCTCCAGAGGAGCAAGGGCATAGCCGTCGATGTGGACAAGGTCTTCATGCCGAGGGACTGGTATCCCAAAATGTGGTAG
- a CDS encoding 50S ribosomal protein L14e has protein sequence MPAIEVGRIAVVIAGRRAGQKVVVADVIDKNFVLVTGAGLNKVKRRRMNVKHLEPLPERINIERGASDEEIKKALEEAGISLE, from the coding sequence ATGCCAGCTATTGAGGTCGGAAGGATTGCCGTCGTTATTGCCGGAAGGAGGGCCGGACAGAAGGTCGTCGTTGCCGACGTAATCGACAAGAACTTCGTCCTCGTCACCGGCGCTGGCCTCAACAAGGTCAAGCGCAGGAGGATGAACGTCAAGCACCTCGAGCCCCTTCCGGAGAGAATCAACATCGAGCGCGGTGCCTCCGACGAGGAGATAAAGAAGGCCCTCGAAGAGGCCGGCATAAGCCTTGAGTGA
- a CDS encoding PadR family transcriptional regulator, which translates to MPSPMERLRDKITKEVLWLYILKLLRERPMYAYELKQEIKKAFGFEPATVSSYVVLYKLEKDGYVKAKWQEGLSGKPSRKYYELTPQGEKLLEEGLAFLEETLSKLKGNPKKG; encoded by the coding sequence ATGCCCAGTCCAATGGAAAGATTGCGGGATAAGATCACCAAGGAAGTCCTGTGGCTCTACATACTCAAGCTTCTCAGGGAAAGACCCATGTATGCGTACGAGCTGAAGCAGGAGATAAAGAAGGCCTTTGGCTTTGAACCCGCCACCGTGAGCTCGTACGTTGTTCTGTACAAGCTTGAGAAGGACGGCTACGTAAAGGCGAAATGGCAGGAGGGCCTGAGCGGCAAGCCTTCCAGGAAATACTACGAGCTAACGCCCCAGGGGGAGAAGCTTCTCGAAGAGGGGCTGGCCTTCCTTGAGGAGACCCTCTCAAAGCTCAAAGGAAATCCAAAGAAAGGGTGA
- a CDS encoding 30S ribosomal protein S11, translating to MTEGQVNLKKKEKWGVAHIYSSYNNTIIHITDITGAETVSRWSGGMVVKADRDEPSPYAAMIAARRAAEEAMEKGFVGVHIKVRAPGGSKSKSPGPGAQAAIRALARAGLRIGRVEDVTPIPHDGTRPKGGRRGRRV from the coding sequence ATGACCGAGGGACAGGTTAACCTCAAGAAGAAGGAGAAGTGGGGAGTTGCCCACATCTACTCCTCCTACAACAACACCATCATCCACATCACCGACATAACCGGTGCAGAGACTGTAAGCAGATGGAGCGGTGGTATGGTCGTCAAGGCCGACAGGGACGAGCCCTCGCCGTACGCGGCGATGATAGCCGCCAGAAGGGCCGCCGAAGAGGCCATGGAGAAGGGCTTCGTCGGCGTCCACATAAAGGTCCGCGCCCCGGGAGGAAGCAAGAGCAAGAGCCCTGGACCTGGTGCTCAAGCGGCAATTAGAGCTCTCGCCAGGGCCGGCCTCAGAATCGGCAGGGTGGAGGACGTCACCCCGATACCGCACGACGGAACCAGGCCCAAGGGCGGTAGGCGCGGTAGGCGCGTCTGA
- a CDS encoding SDR family oxidoreductase codes for MIALVTGATGGIGRLLVKALLDEGYRVVGVGRRREKLEELKALGNFDYIVEDLSEPGSTERIAKALRELGIGELDLLVNNAGYALRKPILQHSDEELERLFRVNALVPVELTRELLPLLRPGSTVVFVISGVAFVNVPELPSYCAAKGALHYLAVNLERELKGRGIRVMRVYPKQVKTEFFTRNNVPYPKGSIEPEDVVRAIMNGLKKGKREVFVPGYLKLVKYLPNWPVFTYRFRY; via the coding sequence ATGATTGCACTCGTTACCGGCGCAACCGGTGGAATCGGAAGGCTTCTTGTGAAGGCGTTGCTTGATGAAGGTTACAGGGTCGTTGGCGTGGGAAGGAGACGGGAGAAGCTCGAGGAGCTGAAGGCCCTCGGTAACTTTGACTACATCGTCGAGGACCTGAGCGAGCCGGGCAGTACAGAAAGAATAGCGAAGGCCCTAAGAGAACTTGGAATAGGAGAACTCGACCTCCTCGTGAACAACGCCGGCTATGCACTCCGGAAGCCTATCCTCCAACATAGCGACGAGGAACTCGAGAGGCTCTTCAGGGTTAACGCGTTGGTTCCCGTTGAGCTCACGCGGGAGCTGTTGCCCCTCCTTAGGCCCGGCTCAACGGTCGTCTTCGTAATCAGCGGGGTCGCCTTCGTGAACGTTCCCGAGCTTCCGTCTTACTGCGCCGCCAAGGGTGCACTGCACTACCTCGCGGTGAACCTCGAGCGGGAGCTGAAGGGTAGGGGAATCCGAGTTATGCGCGTCTATCCAAAGCAGGTGAAGACGGAGTTCTTCACCCGAAACAACGTGCCCTACCCGAAGGGTTCAATAGAACCCGAAGACGTCGTTAGGGCAATAATGAATGGACTGAAGAAGGGTAAACGGGAGGTCTTCGTCCCCGGCTACCTCAAACTGGTCAAATACCTTCCAAACTGGCCGGTTTTCACGTACCGCTTCAGGTATTAG
- a CDS encoding DNA-directed RNA polymerase subunit N, which yields MIVPVRCFTCGKVLADKYYEFKKRVEAGEDPGKVLDDLGVERYCCRRTLLSHVELIDQVMVYKVY from the coding sequence ATGATAGTCCCCGTCAGGTGCTTCACCTGCGGAAAGGTGCTGGCGGACAAGTACTACGAGTTCAAGAAGAGGGTTGAGGCCGGGGAAGACCCTGGCAAGGTCCTCGACGACCTCGGCGTCGAGAGGTACTGCTGCAGGAGAACCCTGCTGAGCCACGTGGAGCTCATCGACCAGGTAATGGTTTATAAAGTCTACTAA
- a CDS encoding 50S ribosomal protein L18e — translation MVKRTGPTDINLRRLIRALRKKSNEEGVKIWKDIAWRLERPRRQRAEVNVSKINRYTKEGDTVIVPGSVLGAGKLEHKVTVAAWKFSETAKRKIVEAGGEVITIEELMERNPKGSGVIIME, via the coding sequence ATGGTCAAGAGAACCGGTCCAACCGATATCAACCTGAGAAGGCTCATTCGGGCACTCAGGAAGAAGTCGAACGAGGAAGGGGTTAAGATCTGGAAGGACATCGCGTGGAGGCTTGAGAGGCCGAGGAGGCAGAGGGCTGAAGTCAACGTCAGCAAGATAAACCGCTACACCAAGGAGGGCGACACCGTCATCGTTCCGGGGAGTGTCCTCGGTGCAGGAAAGCTCGAGCACAAGGTCACCGTTGCGGCATGGAAGTTCAGCGAGACCGCCAAGAGGAAGATAGTCGAAGCCGGTGGAGAGGTCATAACCATCGAGGAGCTTATGGAGAGAAACCCGAAGGGTAGTGGAGTAATCATAATGGAGTGA
- a CDS encoding metallophosphoesterase codes for MVYVAVLANINGNLPALAKALEKIEALKEEGYEIEKYYVLGNVVGLFPYPREVLDTLDDLIRNNVVKVIRGEFDQVIAASDPHAEGPDYIDNLEYPPYIKKALKYTWEKLGHEGREFIRDLPIYLVDKIGKNDIFGVYGSPLNPFGGQVLPDQPTSYYEAIMRPVKDYEILFVASPKYPVNARTRYGRVICPGSIGYPPGKNHKATFALVDVDTLHAKFIEVDYEKEKRLVEEKIKREGLPEELIKILYRGKV; via the coding sequence ATGGTGTACGTGGCTGTTTTGGCGAACATAAACGGAAACCTTCCAGCCCTGGCGAAGGCTCTTGAAAAGATTGAGGCCCTTAAGGAGGAAGGTTATGAGATCGAGAAGTACTACGTTCTTGGAAACGTGGTCGGCCTCTTCCCGTACCCGAGGGAGGTTCTCGACACGCTCGACGACCTCATCAGGAACAACGTCGTCAAGGTCATCCGAGGTGAGTTCGACCAGGTCATAGCGGCCAGCGACCCGCACGCCGAGGGCCCGGACTACATAGACAACCTTGAGTACCCGCCCTACATCAAGAAGGCCCTGAAGTACACATGGGAGAAGCTCGGCCACGAGGGCAGGGAGTTCATCAGGGATCTGCCGATTTACCTCGTGGATAAGATAGGAAAGAACGATATCTTTGGCGTTTACGGAAGCCCGCTCAACCCCTTCGGCGGACAGGTTCTTCCCGACCAGCCGACCAGCTACTATGAGGCCATAATGAGGCCCGTCAAGGACTACGAGATACTCTTTGTGGCATCACCTAAGTACCCGGTCAACGCGAGAACGAGGTACGGAAGGGTTATCTGCCCCGGAAGCATCGGCTATCCACCCGGCAAGAACCACAAGGCAACCTTTGCCCTGGTTGACGTTGACACGCTCCACGCCAAGTTCATCGAGGTTGACTACGAAAAGGAGAAGCGGCTCGTTGAGGAGAAAATCAAAAGGGAAGGTCTCCCGGAGGAGCTCATCAAGATTCTGTACAGGGGGAAGGTTTGA
- a CDS encoding class I SAM-dependent methyltransferase, giving the protein MSHYYSEEPNVPLKTKTIDVCIRGYCFKFITASGVFSFGKLDRGTELLIENMVLDMNWRVLDLGCGYGAIGIVASRFVDYVVMTDVNRRAVSIARKNLKINGVRNAEVRWGSLYEPVKGEKFDSIITNPPVHAGKEVLREIVINAPRHLNDGGLLQLVIKTKQGAKYIKALMDEHFTEVRELAKGSGYRVYAGIA; this is encoded by the coding sequence ATGAGCCACTACTACTCCGAGGAGCCGAACGTCCCTCTGAAGACGAAGACAATAGATGTCTGCATCAGGGGTTACTGCTTCAAGTTCATAACTGCCAGCGGTGTCTTCTCCTTCGGGAAGCTCGACAGGGGAACGGAGTTGCTCATAGAGAATATGGTTCTCGATATGAACTGGCGCGTCCTCGACTTGGGCTGTGGCTACGGGGCAATCGGGATAGTTGCATCGCGCTTTGTTGACTACGTCGTTATGACCGACGTGAACAGGCGCGCGGTCAGTATAGCGAGGAAAAACTTAAAAATCAACGGCGTTAGAAACGCCGAGGTCAGGTGGGGAAGCCTCTACGAGCCCGTTAAGGGCGAAAAATTCGACTCAATCATCACCAATCCCCCCGTGCACGCGGGAAAGGAAGTCCTGAGGGAAATAGTTATAAACGCTCCCCGGCATCTCAACGATGGTGGCCTCCTGCAACTGGTGATTAAGACGAAGCAGGGGGCAAAGTATATTAAGGCCCTCATGGATGAGCACTTCACCGAAGTGAGAGAGCTCGCGAAGGGGAGCGGTTACCGCGTGTACGCCGGGATTGCCTAG
- a CDS encoding 30S ribosomal protein S4, with amino-acid sequence MGDPKKQRKKYETPSHPWIKERLDRERVLKRKYALKNKKELWRHETQLKEFRRRARRLLAARGKQAEIERQQLLQRLHRLGLLPADAVLDDVLSLTVEDVLERRLQTLVYKKGLARTIRQARQLIVHGHIEVNGQIIRSPGYLVLREEEDTITYAKNSPFAKESHPERMVIEQAKQGGEA; translated from the coding sequence ATGGGAGACCCGAAGAAGCAGAGAAAGAAGTACGAGACTCCATCTCACCCCTGGATTAAGGAGAGGCTCGACCGCGAGAGGGTTCTGAAGAGGAAGTACGCCCTCAAGAACAAGAAGGAGCTCTGGCGCCACGAGACCCAGCTCAAAGAGTTCAGGCGTAGGGCGAGGAGGCTTCTCGCAGCGAGAGGCAAGCAGGCCGAGATCGAGAGACAGCAGCTCCTCCAGAGGCTCCACAGGCTCGGCCTCCTCCCGGCCGATGCCGTGCTCGATGACGTTCTCTCGCTCACCGTCGAGGACGTCCTTGAGAGAAGACTCCAGACCCTCGTCTACAAGAAGGGACTCGCGAGGACCATAAGGCAGGCCAGGCAGCTCATAGTCCACGGCCACATCGAGGTCAACGGCCAGATAATCCGCTCACCGGGCTACCTCGTGCTCCGCGAGGAGGAGGACACCATCACCTACGCCAAGAACTCACCCTTCGCCAAGGAATCTCACCCCGAGAGGATGGTTATTGAACAGGCCAAGCAGGGTGGTGAGGCATGA
- a CDS encoding 30S ribosomal protein S9 — protein sequence MRVIQTAGKRKTAIARATIREGKGRVRINHKPVEIIEPEIARFTIMEPLILAGEEIVSKVDIDVKVEGGGFMGQAEAARVAIARALVEWTNDMNLKEKFMKYDRTMLVGDSRRTEPHKPNRSTKGPRAKRQKSYR from the coding sequence ATGAGGGTCATCCAGACTGCTGGAAAGAGGAAAACCGCTATAGCGAGGGCCACCATAAGGGAAGGAAAGGGAAGGGTTAGGATCAACCACAAGCCCGTCGAGATAATCGAGCCCGAGATAGCGCGCTTCACCATCATGGAACCGCTCATCTTGGCTGGAGAGGAGATAGTCAGCAAGGTTGACATCGACGTCAAGGTCGAGGGCGGAGGCTTCATGGGCCAGGCCGAGGCCGCGCGCGTCGCCATTGCCCGCGCGCTTGTCGAGTGGACCAACGACATGAACCTGAAGGAAAAGTTTATGAAGTACGACAGAACTATGCTCGTTGGCGACAGCAGGAGAACCGAGCCCCACAAGCCCAACCGCTCTACCAAGGGTCCAAGAGCGAAAAGGCAGAAGTCATACCGTTGA
- a CDS encoding type II toxin-antitoxin system HicA family toxin: MSKLPRLSGEEVVKVLTKKFGFEVSRQKGSHVVLVKYVDGRKIGTVVPLHKELKAGTLIGVLRLAQISREDFIKALEDP, translated from the coding sequence ATGTCGAAGTTGCCAAGGCTCTCGGGTGAAGAAGTCGTTAAAGTGCTCACCAAAAAGTTCGGCTTCGAGGTGTCCCGTCAAAAGGGTAGCCACGTTGTCCTCGTTAAATACGTTGACGGCAGGAAAATAGGAACTGTGGTCCCGCTTCACAAAGAGTTAAAAGCCGGTACGTTGATTGGAGTCCTGAGACTTGCTCAAATAAGCAGGGAGGACTTTATCAAAGCGTTGGAAGACCCGTAG
- the rplM gene encoding 50S ribosomal protein L13, which translates to MRIINAEGLILGRLASKVAKMLLEGEEVVIVNAEKAIITGNREDIFAKYKQRTELRTRTNPRRGPFYPKRSDEIVRRTVRGMLPWKTDRGRKAFRRLKVYVGVPKEFEGKELETISEAHMSRLATPKYVTVGEVAKFLGGKF; encoded by the coding sequence ATGAGGATTATTAACGCTGAAGGACTCATACTCGGAAGGCTCGCCTCGAAGGTTGCCAAGATGCTCCTCGAGGGCGAAGAGGTCGTCATAGTCAACGCCGAGAAGGCCATCATCACCGGAAACCGCGAGGACATCTTCGCCAAGTACAAGCAGAGGACCGAGCTCAGAACCAGGACCAACCCGAGGAGGGGTCCCTTCTATCCGAAGAGGAGCGACGAGATAGTCAGGAGAACCGTCAGGGGCATGCTCCCCTGGAAGACTGACCGCGGAAGGAAGGCCTTCAGGAGGCTCAAGGTCTACGTCGGCGTTCCCAAGGAGTTCGAGGGTAAGGAGCTTGAGACCATAAGCGAGGCCCACATGTCGAGGCTTGCCACGCCGAAGTACGTTACCGTTGGTGAAGTGGCGAAGTTCCTCGGTGGAAAGTTCTGA
- a CDS encoding 50S ribosomal protein L40e: protein MARFPEAEARIFRKLICMRCGATNPWGAKKCRKCGYKGLRPKAREPRGGGR from the coding sequence ATGGCGAGATTCCCAGAGGCTGAGGCAAGAATCTTCAGAAAGCTTATCTGCATGCGCTGCGGCGCCACAAACCCCTGGGGCGCCAAGAAGTGCAGAAAATGCGGCTATAAGGGGCTTAGACCAAAGGCCAGGGAGCCGCGCGGTGGCGGCCGCTGA
- a CDS encoding DNA-directed RNA polymerase subunit D, translating into MEPKFEILERRGDAIKFILRGVDVPFANALRRTILAEVPTFAVDEVEFFENDSALFDEIIAHRLAMIPLTTPVERFSLDSLDLDDYTVTLSLQAEGPGMVYSGDLKSDDEGVKPANPNIPIVKLAEGQKLTFNAYARLGRGKDHAKWQPGFVYYKYLTEIHVSKEVPDWEELKELAERRGLPVEEKEDEIVIKTTKAFYLPRKFEEYEGDKIREEIIPGAFVFTVETNGELPVEEIVSIALKILMRKSDRFINELHKLAD; encoded by the coding sequence ATGGAGCCGAAGTTTGAAATTCTTGAAAGGCGTGGGGACGCCATCAAGTTCATCCTGCGGGGAGTTGATGTACCCTTTGCAAACGCCCTGAGGAGGACGATTCTCGCAGAGGTCCCCACCTTCGCCGTTGATGAGGTCGAGTTCTTTGAGAACGATTCGGCGCTCTTCGATGAGATAATCGCCCACAGATTGGCCATGATCCCCCTCACAACCCCCGTCGAGAGGTTCTCCCTCGATTCGCTCGATCTCGACGACTACACCGTTACCCTCTCACTCCAGGCGGAAGGACCAGGCATGGTGTATTCGGGCGACCTCAAAAGTGATGACGAAGGCGTAAAGCCCGCCAACCCCAACATTCCAATAGTCAAGCTCGCCGAGGGGCAGAAGCTCACATTCAACGCTTACGCCAGGCTCGGCCGCGGTAAAGACCACGCCAAGTGGCAGCCGGGCTTCGTTTACTACAAGTACCTCACCGAGATACACGTGAGCAAAGAGGTTCCCGACTGGGAAGAGCTCAAGGAGCTCGCCGAGAGGCGCGGATTGCCGGTGGAGGAGAAGGAGGACGAGATAGTCATAAAGACCACCAAAGCCTTCTACCTCCCAAGAAAGTTCGAGGAGTATGAGGGCGACAAGATCAGGGAAGAGATAATACCCGGGGCGTTCGTCTTTACCGTGGAAACGAACGGAGAGCTCCCCGTTGAGGAAATCGTGAGCATAGCGCTCAAGATACTCATGAGGAAGAGCGATAGATTTATAAACGAACTCCATAAATTAGCCGACTGA
- a CDS encoding DNA-directed RNA polymerase subunit K: MFRYTRFEKARIIGARALQIALGAPVLVDVPEGSTPLQAAIIEFEKGIIPITVIRPS, encoded by the coding sequence ATGTTTAGGTACACCCGCTTTGAAAAGGCCCGCATCATCGGGGCGAGGGCTCTCCAGATCGCGCTCGGTGCCCCAGTCCTGGTGGACGTGCCGGAGGGTTCGACTCCACTGCAGGCCGCGATAATAGAGTTCGAGAAAGGGATAATCCCGATCACAGTAATCAGACCGAGCTGA
- the rpsB gene encoding 30S ribosomal protein S2: MEEYLVPLDQYLAAGVHIGTQQKTQDMKKFIYRVRQDGLYVLDVRKTDERLRIAGKFLAKFDPESILAVSVRLYGQKPVKKFGEVTGARTIPGRFLPGTMTNPQVKNFFEPDVIIVTDPRADHQAMKEAIEVGIPIVALVDTENFLSYVDLAIPTNNKGRKALALIYWILAREILYNRKEIENREDFKVPVEDFEMRIIRT; encoded by the coding sequence ATGGAGGAATATCTCGTCCCACTTGATCAGTACCTCGCGGCTGGTGTCCACATAGGAACCCAGCAGAAGACCCAGGACATGAAGAAGTTCATCTACCGCGTCAGGCAGGACGGCCTCTACGTCCTCGACGTCAGGAAGACCGACGAGAGGCTCAGGATAGCGGGCAAGTTCCTGGCCAAGTTCGACCCGGAGAGCATCCTCGCTGTCAGCGTCAGGCTCTACGGCCAGAAGCCGGTCAAGAAGTTCGGTGAGGTTACAGGGGCCAGGACGATTCCGGGCCGTTTCCTCCCGGGAACCATGACCAACCCGCAGGTCAAGAACTTCTTCGAGCCGGACGTCATCATAGTCACCGACCCGAGGGCCGACCACCAGGCGATGAAGGAAGCGATCGAGGTTGGCATACCCATAGTTGCCCTCGTCGATACCGAGAACTTCCTCAGCTACGTTGATCTCGCGATTCCGACGAACAACAAGGGTAGAAAGGCTTTAGCGCTCATCTACTGGATACTCGCGAGGGAAATACTCTACAACAGGAAGGAAATCGAGAACAGGGAAGATTTCAAGGTCCCTGTTGAGGACTTCGAGATGAGGATCATCAGAACCTGA